The Populus trichocarpa isolate Nisqually-1 chromosome 2, P.trichocarpa_v4.1, whole genome shotgun sequence genome has a window encoding:
- the LOC7474576 gene encoding small nuclear ribonucleoprotein SmD3b — MSRSLGIPVKLLHEASGHIVTVELKSGELYRGSMVECEDNWNCQLESITYTAKDGKVSQLEHVFIRGSKVRFMVIPDMLKNAPMFKRLDARIKGKSASLGVGRGRSVAMRSKAQATGRGAAPGRGVVPPVRR; from the exons ATGAGCAGAAGCTTAGGGATTCCGGTGAAGCTACTACACGAGGCTTCCGGTCACATAGTGACGGTGGAGCTGAAGAGCGGAGAGCTTTATAGAGGAAGCATGGTAGAGTGCGAGGATAACTGGAATTGCCAGCTCGAGAGCATCACTTACACTGCTAAG GATGGGAAGGTCTCACAGCTTGAGCATGTTTTCATTCGTGGCAGTAAAGTCAG ATTCATGGTCATACCTGATATGCTAAAGAATGCACCCATGTTCAAGCGTTTGGATGCTAGAATCAAG GGTAAGAGTGCATCGCTAGGTGTTGGCAGGGGAAGATCTGTTGCAATGCGGTCCAAA GCTCAAGCTACTGGTCGTGGAGCAGCCCCTGGCAGGGGCGTTGTACCACCTGTCAGGAGGTAA
- the LOC7496859 gene encoding BTB/POZ domain-containing protein At2g30600: MIEENKFLTVAPFQCAWRKDLKFREAGRGCVAFDAFAHNDVTVVFRENVGSQHYHYKRDNSPHYTVILGSHRNRRLKIEVDGKTVVDEEGVALCCSSTFQSYWISIYDGLISVGKGRYPFQNLVFQWLDSNPNCSVRYVGLSCWDKHVGYRNVNVLPLPNNHMLLWKQVDSGEYEGKEEELEGEQLSYEKWGLENFLESRELSDVLFIVGKDKRLVPAHKVILQASGNFPLSLPNEDVIQLQNISYPILHALLQYIYTGQTQISEAQLGSLRALSLQFELMPLVRQCEETAERFKLNKKLFDSGKSVELSYPSFQPHCCMAFPSQLPMNVKRLRQLQSTGDYSDINIYIEGHGLVAQLHKVILSLWSVPFSKMFTNGMSESSSSEVFLSDVSPEAFKVMLEFLYSGVLSLEDSVEFGTLLLQVLLLADQFGVTHLYQECCKTLLECLSEDSVCPILQAVSSIPSCKLIEETCERKFAMHFDYCTTASLDFILLDESNFSNIVQHQDLTVTSEERVLNAIIMWGMRARELCGWEEVSELLALSTPDLLFKDRLQSLDDFLPFVRFPLMPHDLLKKLGQSNLGRHVPIFHDLVREGISYVEFESLRPGNEQNLRFQHRRSSYKELQYISDGDSNGVLYFAGTSYGEHQWINPLLAKRITITASSPPSRYTDPKALVSRTYQGTCFAGPRVEGGQIHAWWMIDIGQDHQLMCNHYTLRQDGSRAFIRCWNLQGSLDGKTWTNLRVHENDQTMCKAGQFASWPITGPQALLPFRFFRVVLTGPTTDGSNPHNLCICFLELYGYFH, translated from the exons ATGATAGAAGAGAACAAGTTTCTCACAGTAGCACCATTTCAGTGTGCTTGGagaaaagatttgaaatttAGGGAAGCAGGAAGAGGCTGTGTGGCTTTTGATGCTTTTGCTCACAATGATGTTACAGTGGTGTTTAGGGAGAATGTAGGAAGCCAACACTACCATTATAAGAGGGATAACAGTCCTCATTATACTGTGATTCTTGGGAGTCATAGGAATCGCCGATTGAAAATTGAGGTTGATGGCAAAACAGTTGTTGATGAGGAGGGAGTTGCGCTTTGCTGCTCTTCCACTTTTCAAAGTTATTGGATCAGTATTTATGATGGGTTGATTAGTGTTGGCAAAGGGAGATACCCTTTTCAGAATCTTGTATTCCAGTGGTTAGATTCGAACCCAAACTGTAGTGTTCGGTATGTTGGTCTTAGCTGTTGGGATAAACATGTCGGGTATAGAAATGTCAATGTGTTGCCATTACCAAACAATCATATGTTGCTATGGAAGCAAGTTGACTCCGGAGAatatgaggggaaggaagaggaGCTAGAAGGTGAACAGCTGAGCTATGAGAAATGGGGACTCGAAAATTTTCTTGAGAGTAGGGAATTATCTGATGTATTGTTCATTGTTGGCAAGGACAAAAGACTTGTCCCAGCTCATAAGGTTATCTTACAAGCATCTGGTAATTTTCCTTTGAGCTTGCCAAATGAAGATGTTATTCAGCTCCAGAACATATCATATCCAATTCTTCATGCActtcttcaatatatatacactgGCCAGACACAG ATTTCAGAGGCGCAACTTGGTTCTTTGCGGGCTCTGAGCTTACAATTTGAACTGATGCCACTGGTGAGGCAGTGTGAGGAAACTGCGGAACGATTTAAActgaataaaaagttatttgactCTGGTAAGAGTGTGGAATTATCATATCCAAGCTTCCAGCCCCATTGCTGTATGGCCTTTCCTTCTCAACTACCTATGAATGTGAAAAGGCTTAGGCAGTTGCAGTCGACTGGAGACTATAGCGACATAAACATTTACATTGAGGGTCATGGTCTTGTTGCTCAACTTCACAAAGTCATTCTAAGTTTATGGAGTGTTCCATTTTCAAAG ATGTTTACAAATGGAATGAGTGAGAGTAGCTCCTCGGAGGTTTTCTTAAGCGATGTGTCACCTGAAGCCTTCAAGGTCATGCTTGAATTCTTGTATAGCGGAGTACTCAGCCTGGAAGATTCTGTGGAATTTGGAACCTTGCTACTCCAGGTTCTTTTGTTAGCTGATCAATTTGGGGTCACTCACCTTTACCAAGAATGCTGCAAAACACTTTTAGAGTGTCTCTCTGAG GACTCAGTATGTCCAATCCTTCAAGCGGTGTCATCAATTCCATCATGTAAACTCATTGAAGAAACATGCGAGAGGAAATTTGCTATGCACTTCGATTATTGTACCACCGCAAGCCTTGACTTCATCTTATTAGATGAGTCAAATTTTAGCAATATCGTTCAG CATCAAGATCTAACTGTAACATCTGAAGAAAGAGTCCTCAACGCAATAATCATGTGGGGTATGAGAGCTAGAGAATTGTGTGGATGGGAGGAGGTATCTGAGCTACTTGCACTTTCAACTCCTGACCTCCTTTTCAAGGACAGGCTTCAATCCCTGGATGACTTCTTGCCATTTGTGCGATTTCCATTGATGCCACACGACTTGCTTAAGAAG CTGGGGCAGAGCAACCTAGGCAGGCATGTTCCCATCTTTCACGATCTT GTGAGAGAGGGCATCAGTTATGTAGAATTCGAATCCCTAAGGCCTGGGAATGAACAAAA CCTAAGGTTTCAACATAGGCGATCTAGCTACAAGGAGCTTCAGTACATATCTGATGGTGACAGCAATGGAGTACTCTACTTTGCTGGTACATCTTACGGGGAACATCAGTGGATTAATCCCCTTTTGGCGAag AGAATCACGATCACTGCCAGCAGCCCCCCTTCGAGATACACTGACCCCAAGGCTTTAGTGTCACGAACTTACCAG GGAACGTGCTTTGCTGGGCCTCGTGTGGAAGGTGGACAAATACATGCATGGTGGATGATTGACATCGGCCAAGATCATCAG CTTATGTGCAACCACTACACTTTGAGACAAGATGGGTCAAGAGCCTTCATAAGATGTTGGAATTTGCAG GGTTCCCTGGATGGGAAGACCTGGACAAACTTGAGAGTGCACGAGAACGACCAGACAATGTGCAAGGCTGGTCAGTTTGCATCATGGCCCATAACCGGGCCACAAGCTCTACTTCCATTTAGATTCTTCAGGGTTGTTCTTACAGGTCCCACGACAGATGGCTCGAACCCGCACAATTTGTGCATTTGCTTCTTGGAACTCTATGGTTACTTCCACTAG